A stretch of the Fusarium musae strain F31 chromosome 2, whole genome shotgun sequence genome encodes the following:
- a CDS encoding hypothetical protein (EggNog:ENOG41) codes for MAGINRRVSQLMKCSFFQGIPAAMFDLFIMFFAYYTVLRRRSTFPSYSWTGWSSSIDISIETSDPNETNKWLRDRTWIIWYKRNPSGITSLVWDPDANPSFPLSDMEYAGYRQRRPFSDGRHVPRQLDTRRTVPTEQVSFSREVPSYPILQFWNLSLFYRIFDIDVFRAIGYLQGSNSKKCGYVWLDGFEETEFFESGGSFEIILLSEAYRDLFKGQREIQWLEPYPLSAGQWEYYNILILEWHGGIAERRGFGLLD; via the coding sequence ATGGCTGGCATTAACAGGCGAGTTTCACAGCTAATGAAGTGCAGCTTCTTCCAGGGGATTCCAGCAGCCATGTTTGACCTATTTATCATGTTCTTTGCATATTATACCGTTCTTCGCCGGCGCTCCACATTTCCAAGTTATTCGTGGACAGGCTGGAGCAGTTCTATCGATATCAGTATAGAAACGTCCGATCCTAATGAGACCAATAAGTGGCTCAGGGACAGAACATGGATCATCTGGTACAAGCGGAACCCTTCTGGTATTACCAGTCTTGTCTGGGATCCGGATGCAAATCCATCATTCCCATTGTCAGACATGGAATATGCGGGATATCGTCAAAGACGCCCTTTCTCCGATGGTCGACACGTTCCCAGACAACTAGACACAAGGCGAACCGTGCCAACCGAACAGGTATCCTTCTCTAGGGAAGTGCCATCTTACCCCATTCTGCAGTTCTGGAACCTTTCGCTATTTTACAGAATCTTTGATATTGATGTTTTCAGGGCCATCGGATATCTTCAAGGTTCAAACAGCAAGAAATGCGGTTATGTTTGGCTGGATGGGTTTGAGGAAACGGAATTTTTCGAATCAGGTGGCTCTTTTGAGATAATACTTCTATCCGAGGCATACAGGGATTTATTTAAGGGCCAACGTGAGATACAATGGCTGGAGCCATATCCTCTATCAGCTGGCCAATGGGAGTACTATAATATCTTGATCCTGGAGTGGCACGGTGGTATAGCTGAAAGGCGAGGTTTTGGTCTGCTTGACTAA